A genomic region of Anopheles coustani chromosome 3, idAnoCousDA_361_x.2, whole genome shotgun sequence contains the following coding sequences:
- the LOC131258955 gene encoding uncharacterized protein LOC131258955, whose protein sequence is MMCSMCNYYSWSYFIAFGEIFISINIARVFLHCLQYAEENPDLHCYDVEPIFVLLVLYNLLSLLLIIGVSKRNEKLLQVYQTCTITLKASAVVRRIVLSATEYSEDNVGKTIIELKIIIVFTLIFTLEALVVAGACRKMRREQQDQLYYIDVV, encoded by the exons ATGATGTGTTCCATGTGCAACTACTACTCCTGGAGCTATTTTATAGCGTTCGGTGAAATCTTCATATCCATCAACATTGCCAGAGTCTTCCTGCACTGCCTGCAATACGCGGAGGAGAATCCGGATCTGCATTGTTATGACG TGGAGCCCATCTttgtgctgctggtgctgtacAACTTGCTCTCGCTGTTGTTAATCATCGGTGTGTCGAAG cgaaacgaaaaacttcTTCAAGTCTATCAAACGTGCACCATCACCCTTAAAGCGTCCGCCGTCGTACGGAGGATAGTGCTGAGCGCCACCGAGTACAGCGAGGACAACGTGGGGAAAACAATTATTGAACTGAAAATAATCATCGTGTTTACAC TGATATTCACCCTGGAAGCGCTTGTCGTTGCCGGAGCGTGCCGGAAGATGCGCCGCGAGCAGCAAGATCAGCTCTACTACATCGACGTGGTCTAG